A stretch of DNA from Miscanthus floridulus cultivar M001 unplaced genomic scaffold, ASM1932011v1 os_2701_1_2, whole genome shotgun sequence:
AGCAAGGGATACTTGCACAACgcacaaagcaagcaagcaacaaAAAACTCAAGAGCCATGGAGCTGGTGACTGGAGCCATGGGCAGCCTAATCCCCAAGCTCAAGGACCTGCTCGAGGAGGAGTACAAGCTGCAGACAGGAGTCAAGGATCAAGTCAGGTCTCTCGAGCTGGAGCTCGAGAGCGCCCACGCTGCGCTCCACAAGGTGGCCAAGGTGCGTCCAGATCAGCTTGACGAGCTCGTCAAGATCTGGGCGCGCGAAGTCCGGGAGGCCTCTTATGATATGGAGGACATCCTCGACACCTACCTTGTGCGAGTCGAGGGCAATCATAGGCCCAACGACAAGGAAAGTTTGCTGAAAGGTCTGGGTGAGAAGATGACCAGGTTATTCAAGAAGAGCAAAGAGCGCCACAAGATCGCTGGTTCCATTGAGAAGATCAGGAAAAATCTCCAGGAGGTGACCGACAGGCATGGTAGATTCACCGTCGACAGCATTGTTGCCAAGCCTGCAGCATCCACGCGAACTGTGGATCCTCGCCTTAGTGCTATGTACAGAGAAGCATCACAGATCATTGGCATCGACAAGTCAAGTGCTGATCTCATATCCATGCTGTCGCCCAATGGGAATGACGAGTCCAACCTGAAGATGAAGATTGTTTCTGTTGTTGGAACTTGGAACTGGTGGGCTCAGCAAAACTACTCTTGCCGAGGCAGTGTATGATAAGCTTAAATCTCGGTTTGGTTATGGGGCTTTTGTTCCGGTTGGCCAAGATCCAGACGTGAATAAAGTCTTCCGAGACATTCTTATAGATCTTGACAAGGATAAACACATAGATTTGAAATACACAGTGTTGCATGAAAGGCAGCTCATTAATGAGCTCCATGATTTCCTTGGAGCAAAGAGGTACGAAAGAATAAGCATCCAATGATTTTGCACTAATATATGTATTATTAGTGTGTCCCAGATATTTTCTCATACTTCCTATACTATGTGTACTTGAAACCTTGAAATTCTTAAAGTGACGAACCAGAAAACATTGAATTGACAATGATGGTAAAGAGGGGGTTAGGATTTTGGAGTTTTTGATTATCTGTAGCTGGGTTTGGGCTGCTGGGATTACAAACGAGAGGCTGGGGAAGCTAATACACCATGAAAGGAGGCAGGCAATAGGTGGAGCGATACAAAATGAAGTGATTAGCATGGATCTTTGCTTGGAAAGATTTTATAAACAACAAATATTTGTGGTATAACCGATGCCATGGTGCTCTCCAACCATTTTAGTTTAACTTCCAGAATGAATAAAGGTTAATTAATCACTGTAGTATTATGACCGGTTCCATGGTGCAATGAAACAATTTCCCTGCAGTTAACAGCACACTGCCGGCTATGTGTGGTGGAGGAAAATGGTTGGGTGGAGTTAACTGTGGGGGAGCTCCAGAATTAAGTGATTAGTGTGGCTGTTTATATTATATGAAAACAAGTGCAATTAAACTATTTTAGTTTGACTTCTAGAACGAAAAAGGTATAATTCCTTTTAAAAGCTGTTGTTTCCACTACTACAATTTGAATCGTCATTGCATATTTTCTTGCTGGCATTATCAACTCTCTATATTATAATTAAGTATTGTCGGTTAATTGCTGGCTAGTTAGAAAGATTAGTCAAGAGGTGACTATTTATGTTACTGTCTGAGTATGCCTTCAACTATTATTCTTGGTGATGACACACTTTATTGCTTTGTGGGAACCAGATGGCTTTAGTTTCTGATTGCTGTAACCCTTTCATGTGCATAGGTATTTTATCATTATTGATGACATATGGGAGCCACAGACTTGGGAAAGAATCAAACCGGCTCTTGTTGAGAATAACCATGGAAGTAGAATAATCACAACTACTCGTAAATTTCAAGTTGCCAAAGAAGCTGATGAGGTTTACAAGCTACAACCACTTTCTCATGACAACTCCAAAAGGTTGTTTTATATAAGGTTATTCGGTCATGAGGACAAATGTCCAAATAGTCATCCAGACGAGTTATCTAATGCGATTCTAAAGAAATGTGGTGCAGTTCCATTGGCTATCATCACAATGGCTAGTTTACTATTGGGTAAATCAAGAGAAGAATGGATTGAGGTGTGCAACTCTCCTGGTTTCTATGGAGATAAGGATGAAAGGCATATGGACAACACTATGCATATATTGTCTCTCAGTTACTATGACCTTCCTTCTCATTTGAAGACTTCTTTGTTGTATTTAATTGTTTTTCCAGAAGACACTCTTATTGATAAGGATTCTTTGATATGGAAATGGATACCTGAAAATTTTGTTGAGAAGAAACATGGACGTTGGTCATTCGAGGTAGGAGAGGAATACTTCCATGACCTCATAAATAGAAGCATGATCCATGGGGTGGATTCTAAAGTCTATGGCATCATGGATGGTTGCCGTGTCAATGATATGGTGCTTGATCTCATCCTTTCCAAGTCAAAAGAGGAAAACTTTGTAAGTGATGGTGGTACATTATCACAAAGCCAGGCACGTCGGTTGGCCCCCAGAAACAGAAAACTGGATCTCACAGCAGATACTCCTGTGAACCTGCCACAACCACAAGTGAGGTCATTTATAGTTTTGCAGTGTTATATTGCTAAGTAGGCCTTGCATCCAAGGTTTTAAAACTCATCCATGTGCTAGCTTTGGAGGGTTGCATATTCGGAGAAAGATGCCCCAGCCTTGGGCATATTGGAAATCTACTTCATTTGAGGTACCTTGGGATACAAGGTTTTGGCTTTATTAAAAATCTACCAGAAGGAATAGGTGCCCTGAAGTTTCTACAAACATTGAACTTGGAGAATACTCAAATCTGGAAATTGTAGTGTAGCATTGGCATGCTAACTCAACTGGTATGCCTACGTGCTCAGCAGATGATTGCACCAGATGGGGTAATAGGGAGGTTGACTTCACTGGAGGAGCTACAGATAAGAGGACCTCGTGACAATGATGAGTCACAGAGGCAGTTTGTGAAGGATCTAGGCAACCTATATGAACTCAGGGTGCTTAAGATTGATAAAATCAATGACATGAACGAGAGCATGCAGATAGATTTGTTGCAGTCGCTAGGCAATCTCCAGAAGATATAGCATCTCACATTGGATGGTCCATTCTTCATTGATAATCATAATATGAATGCCTGGGATGCAGCAGTACCCTCTCGAGGTCTCCGATGTTTGTTTCTTCCACATATCAAGTTCCCCGAGTTGCCTTCATGGATTAATTCTGCACATCTGCCTAGCCTGTCCCACTTGGAGATACGTGTGGATGATGTGGATGAGAAGTGTCTCAAGGCACTGGGCGGGTTGCCAGAGCTCTGTTACCTCAGACTGAAAACATGGGGAACAATAACTTGTAATAATAAATCAGATGGTTGTTGCTTCCAGAAGTTGAGATCCTTGGTGTTGCCTCGTTCAATGGTCCAGTTTGTTGCCAACGAGGATTCGAGTGCTTTATTTTGCTTGGAGTAAAAATCAGAGAAACAACAGCTGCAGCAGAGTGTTACCAGTTGTTATGCCAACCCTTGAGGTGCTTGAGTTTGATGTCGATGTGGACAAATTAATGAAGAACAAAGTCGTCAGCTGTGAGAACCTCGGCTTGGAGTACCTCCCCCTCGCTTCAGTGGGTTAAAGTTGACTTCGGGTGTGCATGGGTCTTTAAGGATGAGGTGGAGAGAGAGGAGGCTGCACTGACAATTGAAGTCCACCCCAACCGCCCCGCACTCCAAATTAAATACAGGTGTAAAGATTTTATGAAGAGGTACGTACCTAGCTAGTACTTACATGTATGTATTCGTTGCAAATTCCATCCAATCCAACTAACCTTGAGGTGCTCCCCTGCTCTTgtgttaacaaaaaaaaaaaaaaatccagttACAGACGATCGGATGGTGCTGATCCAGTTCAAGCACGGAAtgaagaggatgaggaggagaccCTCCAGCTCAATTGCCTAGTTTGACGTAGCTAGCTTGCTCTTGAAAGGTACGTTTCAAAGGTGGGTAATTTTCTACAAAAGTAGATCTAATAGTTACCGATTGCTAGTCTATAGATTTGACGGCTAGATGTTTCTGATTAATGAGAGAATTCCTAGctattcatctttttttctagCACGTCTGGTGAGAATTAACGTAGAGGCTCCGTTGGGGCCACCAATGAATTGGGACGATCCCTTCAGGCTCTTGGTAGTGAGATATAATAGATTTATCTTTTCCTTCTTTATCGCTATAcgtatattttaaaatataataaatttatttttttctttggttTTACCTCTAATAATTGTTGAAACCTCGGTTTCTAACAAGAGTGAGAAGtgggcggaggccttcgtctAAGGTTGGGGTCTCCGCCTAAGATGGGCGGAGACAAGCCTCCGCCCAAGTCGGGCGGAGGTCCCTAAACGCGGCGCGCTCCTGTCGGGCAAGATCCTCCGTCAGAGGCTCCAGGCTGGTTCCAACAAGGGAGAGAGATGGACGGAGGCCTTCGTCTAAGGTTGGGGTCTCCACCTAAGATGGGCGGAGACAGGCCTCCACCTAAGTCGGGCGGAGGTCCCTAAACGCGGCGCGCTCGCTAAACGAGGGATTCAGTCGGCTTTGGCCACGTGGGAATAAGAGAAAGGGGGCGGAGGCCCTCGGCTTTGGCCGAGGCTCCGGACTCTGGCTTTGGCTTAGGCTGTGCCTGAAGGAGAGAATGAGGATCAAGTACCGACTcacaagaactagggtttcattcatccattcaccaGCCCCCCTGtacagttacaagtgttccctatttatagggctcaactaccactttacagagtttacaatagtgcccctcaactgctacggtacattccagGAATATTCCAGCCCTAGTGTCTAACCTCAGGGGCGTTCTCATCACACCGTCTCACGATGTCTTCACCTTGGGCCTAAGCCGATGCCCACTGGAGGCCCATCAACTATCCTCATGTACGCCTTACTGACTTGATCGTCCCACACCTTGATTGACCTCCGACGCCTCGGGGAACACCTTCGCCATGATCACTGCACTAGGCATCCGCTGTCtcggggagagcctccgccgtcccAGGGAGAAACTCCATCGTCATCCTTGTACTAGTCCTCCGCCaccttggggagagcctccgccggctaggcctccgccgtcttggagagagcctccgccggctaggcctccgccgtcttgaggAGAGCCTCcgtcggctaggcctccgccgtcttggggagagcctccgccggctaggcctccaccGTCTtgaggagagcctccgccggctaggcctccgccggctaggcctccgccgtcttggggagagcctccgccggctaggcctccgctgtCTTGGGGAGAGcatccgccggctaggcctccaccgtcttggggagagcctccgccggctaggcctccgccgtcttgaggagagcctccgccggctaggcctccgccgacttggggagagcctccgccagcTAGGCCTCCGTCGTCTtgaggagagcctccgccggctaggcctccgccgtcttggggagagcctccgccggctaggcctccaccGTCTTGAGGAGAGCCTCCGCCGTCTtgaggagagcctccgccggctaggcctccatCATCTTGGGGAGATCCTCCACCATTTCAGAAAGAGCCTCCGCCGTTATCCCTTCATCAGGCCCCTTCGAGGGGGAGTTGGCCCATACTccgtatgggctcccccaacagtagcccctcagcTACTAGGTTATGGACGGTACTACATGACCTAGTAGATGTTCATACGAGAAGAGGCACTATACAACCCAGATCTTGGTTGCGAGGATTGCCCTCCGCAACCCATACATGCGCGCCTcactaaaaactccatcccaaaaaacCCGTGGGAAAAAAGGGGatggagaaaagagcacgcgCATGACTCTAACCTATACACACACTAATTCCTTAGGCTTTTAGCACTGGGTGCCTTCATCTTCTAGATTTTTCATCTATGGCCTTTTGCTCCTTCTGCTGCTTCTATAACATGGTTCATCGGCTTTGCTCAGTGCTCTGGTCTTCATTCCTAGGACCTCCACAATGCGTAGGTCTTCATCCTTGAGGCCTTTCCCTCTGATGACTTCTTGGCGCGCAGGTGTGTCTCCAAGGCCTGATATATGGGCCTTCGCCTCCATGTCTTCTCGGTGCAGGGGTCTTCAATCGCCTTTGGGTCTTCCCCTTCTGGTATCACCTCGACGTGCGTGTCTTCGCCTCTGTGGTCTTCCCAGGTCTTCATCTTCGGGGTCTTTGCCTCTAGTACCTTCACGATGCGCAGGCCTTTGCTTCCAAAGCCTTCGTAGGTCTTCATCTCTGATCCTTCTTtgggcggaggccttcgtctCCGATCCTTGTTTGGGCGGAGGCCTTCGACGTTTCTTCTGGTGGAGACcttcatctccgatccttctttgggcggaggccttcgtctccgatccttgtttgggcggaggtcttcgacttttcttcgggcggaggtcttcatctccgatccttTTTTGGGCGGAGGTCTTCGACTTTTCTTCGGACACGAGCGCCAGACAAAAGACCTCACGCTCCTGAGTGGTTGGTCCTCCGGTGCActcccctagcccctcttggctggCGTTTGTGGCCAAGTTTTTAGCCATGATTGGTGTAGTCGACGTAGTCATAGTAGTCGAGGTAGAAGGTTGTTGTGAGGCCTTCAAACTGTTGCTCACGAGCACCAGGCGAAAAATACTTGATGCTTCGGAGAAGCTGGTCCTCCGCGTGCTtccctagcccctcttggctagTGCTTGTGACTAGGTCCTTAGTGACGCTTGGTGTAGGCGACGCAGTTGTAGTAGTGGGAGTAGGTGTTCAGAACCAAGTTTGCT
This window harbors:
- the LOC136535345 gene encoding disease resistance protein RGA5-like; this encodes MELVTGAMGSLIPKLKDLLEEEYKLQTGVKDQVRSLELELESAHAALHKVAKVRPDQLDELVKIWAREVREASYDMEDILDTYLVRVEGNHRPNDKESLLKGLGEKMTRLFKKSKERHKIAGSIEKIRKNLQEVTDRHGRFTVDSIVAKPAASTRTVDPRLSAMYREASQIIGIDKSSADLISMLSPNGNDESNLKMKIVSVVGTWNWYFIIIDDIWEPQTWERIKPALVENNHGSRIITTTRKFQVAKEADEVYKLQPLSHDNSKRLFYIRLFGHEDKCPNSHPDELSNAILKKCGAVPLAIITMASLLLGKSREEWIEVCNSPGFYGDKDERHMDNTMHILSLSYYDLPSHLKTSLLYLIVFPEDTLIDKDSLIWKWIPENFVEKKHGRWSFEVGEEYFHDLINRSMIHGVDSKVYGIMDGCRVNDMVLDLILSKSKEENFVSDGGTLSQSQARRLAPRNRKLDLTADTPVNLPQPQMIAPDGVIGRLTSLEELQIRGPRDNDESQRQFVKDLGNLYELRVLKIDKINDMNESMQIDLLQSLAVPSRGLRCLFLPHIKFPELPSWINSAHLPSLSHLEIRVDDVDEKCLKASAVSGRASAVPGRNSIVILVLVLRHLGESLRRLGLRRLGESLRRLGLRRLEESLRRLGLRRLGESLRRLGLHRLEESLRRLGLRRLGLRRLGESLRRLGLRCLGESIRRLGLHRLGESLRRLGLRRLEESLRRLGLRRLGESLRQLGLRRLEESLRRLGLRRLGESLRRLGLHRLEESLRRLEESLRRLGLHHLGEILHHFRKSLRRYPFIRPLRGGVGPYSVWAPPTVAPQLLGYGRYYMT